In the genome of Helicovermis profundi, the window CGTTTATTACATTAGGTTGTATTTTTTTATTTTGTATTGCAAATTTTGTCTTGAAATACTTAGACATTTTGCAGTACGAGTTAAATTATATGAGTTTTCTATTAAAAAATATTCAATAACCGCTTTTTCTTTATTCTCTAAAAATAAATTCAAATTAGAAAAATTTTCTGGAAGATTTAATTCTTTAACACTTCTATTTTCAATAATATTAGATTTCGTACTCATTATTTCGTCTATATGTCCTGGAATATGTTCTTTACTTATAACATGTTCATCATCAACCATATTCATAGCACTTTCAATAAAATTTTTAAGCTCACGAATATTACCTTTCCAAGAGTAATTCTTAAATGTATTTTTGAGTTCCTCGCTTAGCATCCATATATCTTTACCTAGTTTTTTATTATATTTTTCGATAAAATAATCTGTAAGCATTGGAATATCATCTTTTCTTTCGCGAAGTGGTGGCAAATTTACATTTATAACATTAATTCTATAAAATAAATCTTTCCTAAAGGATCCTTCATCGATTAAAAATTTTAATTTAATATTAGTTGCAGCAATTATTCTAACATCGACTTTAATATCCTTTTGTCCACCAACACGTCTTATAAATCCTTCTTGAAGCACCCTTAAAATCTTAGCTTGAAGAGAATCACTCATAGAATTAATCTCATCTAAAAACAAGGTTCCCTTATTAGCTTGTTCAAATAATCCAGCCCTATTCTCAGCTCCAGTAAATGAACCTTTAGATGTTCCAAAAAGAATTCCTTCAAGCAAACTCTCAGGAAGCGCTGCACAGTTTTGTGCAATAAATTCATATTTTGTTCTTTTACTTCCCGAATGAAT includes:
- a CDS encoding sigma-54 interaction domain-containing protein produces the protein MDTKIISSNLVQNILHEIQEGIHIVDKDGVTILYNSSMEKIEGLTKEDVIGKHILDVFPNWSYENSTLLTAIMEKRVVKKDIQSYFNFSGKKITTENITYPILDEDSNIIGAVEIAKNFTNVEKMSKQILKLRNRIDLDEKNEKVSRFYHFEDIVGIDKKFLNAIKIAKRATKTDSSVLIQGETGTGKELIAQSIHSGSKRTKYEFIAQNCAALPESLLEGILFGTSKGSFTGAENRAGLFEQANKGTLFLDEINSMSDSLQAKILRVLQEGFIRRVGGQKDIKVDVRIIAATNIKLKFLIDEGSFRKDLFYRINVINVNLPPLRERKDDIPMLTDYFIEKYNKKLGKDIWMLSEELKNTFKNYSWKGNIRELKNFIESAMNMVDDEHVISKEHIPGHIDEIMSTKSNIIENRSVKELNLPENFSNLNLFLENKEKAVIEYFLIENSYNLTRTAKCLSISRQNLQYKIKKYNLM